The following coding sequences are from one Kwoniella bestiolae CBS 10118 chromosome 2, complete sequence window:
- a CDS encoding FACT complex subunit SPT16 produces the protein MSDVQLDSALFFKRAERIFQAWEKPTGDTAELEGLTALQVVLGEPNDDTPAYNKTMSLQLYLLGFEFPSTLMLFTKSPRKVTFVCSSSKAKLLKQLQSSNGIEVDIQVRSKDEGAAKQVVKDLVLSLGDGKIGSLPKDKPAGKLVDDWNSAVAGSKGGLEVVDISTTISAILNEKDGEELKNLITGSKMTATTMQHYFKSKMESIIDRGTTVPHEVFAGLVEEKIGNDEKGPDMKLWNKNPSLGDVDFSSTEWVYTPIIQSGGKYDLKVTAMSDNSPLKPGVILASLGIRYKSYCTSMSRTFFISPNKKQESYYSALLEARSEALKKLKAGAVVQDVYNEIQQFVESKSPTMGQNLSKSIGFATGIEYRDSSFVLNAKNSRTLKENMVLILSLGVQELPDPKKAGKTYSLLLADTVKVGQSGAVVLTEGVTKLNDVVMDLEDEEELESEPEVKAKPRKSNGDAKAKSPVKTRTGAGGARVMTTKTRGANRDNVEQTTSEKIKANQARLHAQRNADGVKKWEKGGKGKDGAQDKVVKRYESYRREEQLPRAVEDRRVYVDEQRQSVVLPINGFAVPFHISTIKNVTKTEESDHIVLRINFQSPGQIAGKKEDMPFEDPDANFIRSVSFRSQDQRHMLKVFDSITGLKKTATKREAERKELADVIEQEKLVEVKGRHPYVLKNVFPRPAPEGKKTDGNVEIHQNGIRFRPDGPASRIDLLFSNIKHLFFQPSEKELIVIIHVHLKAPIMLGKKKTYDVQFYREVSDMSFDETGGKKRRARYGDEDEIEQEQEDRKRRAELDKQFHDFARRIESAAQAQQHELEVDVPFRELGFSGVPYRSNVLLLPTTNCLIHISEFPFTVITLSDVEIVHLERVQFGLKNFDMVFVLNDFKKPPVHINSIPVVHLDNVKEWLDSCDVPISEGPVNLSWPQIMKTVNDDPLAFYAEGGWEFLTGGGSDAESEESEEGSEFEEDSDAFDDESSSDDESGSDFGDDSDDSGSDEDLSDEGDDWDELERKAERADKKHREKGGDDSDDDRGKKKKGGRR, from the exons ATGTCGGATGTCCAACTTGATTcagctctcttcttcaagaGGGCAGAGAGGATCTTCCAAGcatgggag AAACCCACTGGTGATACAGCTGAATTGGAAGGGTTGACCGCATTGCAAGTGGTACTGGGGGAACCCAATGATGATACCCCAGCGTATAACAAAACCATGTCTTTGCAA CTATATCTCCTCGGATTCGAGTTCCCTTCCACTCTCATGCTCTTCACCAAGTCACCTCGCAAAGTTACATTTGTCTGTAGTTCATCGAAAG CTAAACTTCTCAAGCAGTTGCAGTCGTCAAATGGCATTGAAGTCGATATACAGGTCAGGtcgaaagatgaaggagcAGCCAAGC AGGTGGTGAAAGACCTGGTACTCTCGTTGGGCGATGGAAAGATTGGAAGTCTTCCTAAGGATAAGCCTGCAGGAAAACTGGTGGATGATTGGAATTCTGC GGTTGCTGGCTCgaaaggtggattggaagtCGTGGACATATCGACGACCATCTCAGCAATTCTAAATGAGAAGGATGGCGAAGAATTG AAAAACCTCATTACCGGATCTAAGATGACAGCAACTACGATGCAGCATTACTTCAAGTCAAAGATGGAGTCTATAATTGATAGAGGTACAACAGTCCCTCATGAAGTCTTCGCAGG tctggtggaagagaagataggGAATGATGAAAAGGGTCCCGATATGAAGTTATGGAATAAGAATCCTTCTTTAGGCGAT GTCGACTTTTCATCCACCGAATGGGTCTACACACCTATCATCCAATCGGGCGGCAAATACGATCTCAAAGTGACAGCCATGTCAGATAACAGTCCATTAAAACCCGGCGTCATCTTAGCAAGTCTCGGTATCAGGTATAAGAGTTACTGCACTAGCATGAGCAGAACATTCTTCATCAGTCCTAACAAA AAACAAGAATCGTACTATTCCGCACTTTTAGAAGCTAGATCAGAGGcgttgaagaagttgaaagctGGAGCTGTAGTACAGGATGTGTACAACGAGATTCAACAGTTCGTGGAATCTAAAAGCCCGACTATGGGTCAGAATTTATCCAAGAGTATCGGTTTTGCT ACTGGTATCGAATATCGCGATAGCTCGTTCGTCCTCAACGCCAAAAACAGTAGAACTTTGAAGGAAAACATGGTTCTGATTCTTTCCCTTGGCGTGCAAGAATTGCCGGACCCCAAAAAGGCTGGAAAGAC CTATTCGCTTCTCCTCGCCGATACTGTCAAGGTCGGACAGAGTGGTGCAGTTGTATTGACAGAAGGTGTCACCAAGCTCAATGACGTGGTGATGGATCTTGAG gatgaggaggagctCGAGTCAGAACCTGAAGTCAAAGCCAAACCCAGAAAGTCCAATGGTGATGCCAAGGCCAAGTCTCCCGTCAAGACCAGAACCGGTGCAGGTGGTGCTCGTGTAATGACAACGAAAACCCGAGGCGCGAACAGAGATAATGTTGAGCAGACCACTtctgagaagatcaaggcgAACCAAGCTCGATTACATGCTCAGCGAAACGCCGATGGTgtgaagaagtgggagaaAGGTGGTAAAGGCAAGGATGGAGCTCAGGATAAGGTCGTTAAGAGATATGAGAGTTATAGAAGAGAGGAACAATTGCCACGGGCTGTGGAGGATCGTCGA GTATATGTGGATGAGCAGAGGCAATCAGTCGTGCTTCCCATCAACGGTTTTGCCGTTCCTTTCCACATCTCAACCATCAAGAATGTCACAAAGACCGAAGAGTCGGATCACATCGTCTTGAGAATCAATTTCCAATCTCCAGGTCAAATAgcaggaaagaaggaggacaTG CCCTTTGAAGATCCCGATGCCAACTTTATACGATCGGTATCCTTCCGATCACAAGATCAAAGACATATGCTCAAAGTGTTCGACTCCATCACTGGATTGAAGAAGACGGCCACCAAGAGAGAAGCCGAAAGAAAGGAGCTTGCAGATGTTATTGAACAGGAGAAATTGGTGGAGGTCAAAGGTCGACATCCCTATGTTCTCAAGAATGTTTTCCCTCGTCCTGCACCGGAGGGAAAGAAAACAGATGGGAATGTCGAGATTCATCAGAATGGTATTAGATTCAGACCTGACGGTCCTGCTTCCAGGATCG ATCTCCTGTTCAGCAATATAAAACACCTTTTCTTCCAACCCAGTGAAAAAGAACTTATCGTCATCATTCATGTACATCTCAAAGCACCCATCATGCTTGGTAAAAAGAAGACATACGATGTTCAATTCTACCGAGAAGTTTCGGATATGTCCTTCGACGAGACCGGTGGGAAGAAGCGAAGAGCGAGATAcggagacgaagatgagattgagcaAGAACAGGAAGATCGAAAGCGACGTGCGGAGTTGGACAAACAATTCCATGATTTCGCAAGGAGGATCGAATCTgccgctcaagctcaacaacatGAATTGGAGGTGGATGTACCGTTCAGAGAATTGGGTTTCTCCGGTGTACCTTACCGATCAAACGTGCTATTATTACCTACCACGAACTGTTTGATCCATATCTCGGAATTCCCATTCACTGTCATCACTTTATCTGATGTGGAAATTGTGCATTTGGAAAGAGTTCAATTCGGATTGAAGAACTTCGATATGGTATTTGTGTTGAATGACTTCAAGAAACCTCCGGTTCATATCAATTCGATCCCGGTCGTTCATCTGGATAACGTCAAGGAATGGTTAGA TTCATGTGATGTACCTATTTCGGAAGGACCGGTCAATCTCTCTTGGCCACAGATTATGAAGACGGTTAATGATGATCCGCTCGCATTTTACGccgagggaggatgggagttCCTTACTGGTGGTGGATCT GACGCTGAATCTGAAGAATCGGAAGAAGGCTCAGAGTTCGAAGAGGACTCGGATGCGTTCGACGATGAGTCTAGTtccgatgatgagagtggaTCAGACT TTGGTGACGATTCTGACGATTCTGGCTCGGATGAAGATCTGagtgatgaaggtgatgattgggatgaattggagagaaaagctgaaagag CCGATAAGAAACATCGCGAGAAAGGAGGTGAcgattcggatgatgatagaggtaagaagaagaagggcgGTAGACGATAA